One genomic region from Saprospiraceae bacterium encodes:
- the corA gene encoding magnesium/cobalt transporter CorA: MRQKKRKTGMPPGTPMFTGDRISLLTDTTCLKYNDDEIIELHNDDLLDWKNATNHQYWLDIRGLHDAAYMERIGNKFEIHPLALEDVVDVDQRPKMDEYDNAIFVTILALKINNLNGELIKEQVTLYFGQKFLISFQEDADDFLAPIRERMYHKRGRIRPRGTDFLAYSIIDFIVDHYYEALDYIEKKLSEIDESLHSANNAIPKEVLHDMKIQIIRIRKSIYPMREVINRFIRTENPLIHPETDIYLRDLADHSIQISDMSETYQDMINSLHDLYQTEISNRMNNVMKILTIISTIFIPLNFIAGIYGMNFEHMPELKYKYGYYTVLGFMFLVSLAFLYYFRRKKWL, encoded by the coding sequence ATGCGCCAAAAAAAAAGAAAAACTGGTATGCCTCCGGGGACACCCATGTTCACTGGCGATCGGATTTCGTTATTGACTGATACTACTTGTCTTAAATACAATGATGATGAAATCATAGAATTACATAATGATGATTTGCTGGACTGGAAGAACGCCACCAACCACCAGTATTGGTTGGATATCCGAGGCCTCCATGATGCTGCTTATATGGAGCGCATAGGCAATAAATTTGAAATCCACCCCTTGGCCCTGGAAGATGTAGTCGATGTGGATCAGCGGCCTAAGATGGATGAATACGACAATGCTATTTTCGTCACCATCCTGGCACTTAAAATAAATAATCTAAATGGAGAATTGATTAAAGAACAGGTAACACTCTATTTTGGACAAAAATTCTTAATCTCTTTTCAGGAGGATGCAGATGATTTTTTGGCACCTATTCGCGAACGAATGTATCACAAAAGGGGGCGGATCAGGCCTCGGGGCACTGACTTTTTAGCTTATAGTATCATTGATTTTATCGTAGATCATTATTATGAGGCACTGGATTATATAGAAAAAAAATTATCAGAGATCGATGAAAGTTTACATTCTGCCAATAATGCCATACCCAAAGAAGTGCTCCATGATATGAAAATCCAAATCATCCGTATAAGAAAATCCATTTACCCCATGAGGGAGGTCATCAATCGTTTTATTCGGACTGAAAATCCATTGATTCATCCTGAGACGGATATTTACCTGCGGGACCTTGCCGATCACAGCATTCAAATCTCTGATATGTCTGAAACTTACCAGGATATGATCAATTCCCTTCATGATTTATATCAGACCGAGATCAGTAACAGGATGAATAATGTGATGAAGATCCTGACCATTATTTCAACTATTTTTATCCCCCTTAATTTTATCGCAGGTATCTATGGGATGAATTTTGAACACATGCCGGAATTAAAATATAAGTATGGATATTATACAGTGTTAGGGTTCATGTTTTTAGTATCCTTGGCATTCTTGTATTACTTTAGGCGAAAAAAATGGTTGTGA
- a CDS encoding Do family serine endopeptidase: MKSSIVSQFIVALVAAALVFGAYQFLGSSKQNVIIEHVDKSPVKSALYTLDENGAPVALDFTGVAERSLGSVVHILSASGVSGTRSRGQSNGGWGDIFGDQQGPRVGSGSGVIVNADGYIVTNNHVVQGAEDLEVTLNDKRKYKAKLVGTDPQTDIAVIKIDEKELPSLKFSNSDDVKIGQWVLAIGNPFNLTSTVTAGIVSAKGRDIALFDRSVGGIESFIQTDAAINPGNSGGALIDLNGNLMGINTAIASQSGTYAGYGFAVPANLASRVVSDLIQYGSTQRGYLGVTIANIDGNFAKQYDLPVNEGAYVSSVVPNSAAQSAGIKEKDVVVSINDRKVGSSSDLMELVGSHRIGDELKVKVNRMGEIKVFTVKLKNQQGTNALSAPPTPSEEVEKSLGATLIPLDNATANRMGLSGGVQVKDLKPGILAESEIEEGFIITKINRKPVTKPSEVIALLRDNAEGVLLEGYYPGYSQKQYYGIGPR; encoded by the coding sequence ATGAAATCATCAATTGTAAGTCAATTTATAGTCGCGCTGGTTGCTGCGGCTTTGGTCTTTGGTGCTTATCAGTTTCTAGGCAGCTCAAAGCAAAATGTCATTATCGAGCATGTCGACAAATCACCTGTCAAAAGCGCCTTATATACCCTTGATGAAAATGGAGCTCCCGTTGCTCTCGACTTTACCGGCGTAGCCGAAAGATCGTTGGGTTCCGTAGTGCACATTTTATCAGCGAGTGGCGTATCTGGTACCAGAAGCAGAGGCCAATCCAATGGAGGTTGGGGGGATATCTTTGGAGATCAACAAGGCCCCAGAGTAGGCAGTGGCAGTGGTGTCATCGTCAACGCTGATGGTTACATCGTCACCAACAATCATGTGGTACAAGGAGCTGAAGATCTGGAAGTTACTCTCAATGATAAAAGAAAATATAAAGCAAAGTTGGTAGGTACTGACCCTCAAACAGATATCGCTGTCATCAAAATAGACGAAAAAGAGTTGCCAAGTCTAAAATTTTCCAATTCGGATGATGTTAAGATTGGGCAATGGGTGTTGGCTATTGGCAATCCTTTTAACCTGACATCAACTGTTACAGCGGGTATAGTCAGCGCTAAAGGCAGAGATATTGCTTTATTCGATCGCAGTGTTGGTGGCATAGAGTCCTTTATCCAAACGGACGCAGCTATCAATCCCGGCAATAGTGGTGGTGCGCTCATAGACCTCAATGGCAATCTCATGGGCATCAATACAGCTATAGCTAGTCAATCAGGCACCTACGCCGGTTATGGCTTTGCTGTCCCAGCCAACCTGGCGAGCAGGGTCGTATCCGATCTTATACAATATGGCAGCACGCAGAGAGGTTACCTGGGAGTAACTATAGCCAATATAGACGGCAATTTTGCGAAACAATATGATTTGCCGGTCAATGAAGGAGCCTATGTCAGTTCAGTTGTTCCCAACAGTGCTGCTCAAAGTGCAGGTATCAAAGAAAAAGATGTGGTGGTTTCGATTAACGATAGAAAAGTAGGTAGCAGCTCCGATCTCATGGAGCTCGTAGGCAGTCATCGCATCGGTGACGAACTAAAAGTCAAAGTGAATAGGATGGGAGAAATAAAGGTATTCACCGTGAAGCTCAAAAATCAACAAGGTACCAATGCTTTATCCGCACCTCCTACCCCGTCAGAGGAAGTTGAAAAATCACTCGGGGCAACTTTGATTCCATTAGACAATGCTACTGCAAATCGCATGGGCCTTTCAGGAGGAGTTCAAGTAAAAGACCTCAAACCAGGAATACTGGCAGAAAGCGAAATAGAAGAAGGATTTATTATTACAAAAATCAATCGCAAACCAGTCACTAAACCATCAGAAGTGATAGCACTGTTGCGAGACAATGCTGAAGGGGTTTTATTAGAAGGGTATTATCCAGGATATAGCCAAAAACAGTATTACGGCATTGGTCCACGATAA
- a CDS encoding bifunctional alpha,alpha-trehalose-phosphate synthase (UDP-forming)/trehalose-phosphatase, which produces MSKTIIISNRLPVKMDILANGSFLFKPSEGGLATGLGSVYKQGDNIWIGWPGQDVTSVEDQSKVTSELTRHNMRPVFLTAEEIRLFYEGFSNEVLWPNFHYFPQLVIYDDKYWEAYLKVNQKFCDTILKYTEEGDTLWVHDYQLLLLPQMLRKKLPRIAIGYFNHIPFPSFEMFRMLPWRKELLHGLLGADLIGFHTYDDMRHFLSSTNRLTQFNVSNQYIQNQARRVKVDAFPMGIDYAKYAASAASPETISQEVEYRTALGGKRLILSIDRLDYTKGIPQRLRVFDEFLIKYPEFKEKVSLVMVVVPSRDNVGMYKDLKETVDELVGRINGTHGNMKWTPIHYFYRSIPMQKLSAYYRIADVGLVTPLRDGMNLVAKEFIASKLDQKGVLILSEMAGAAKELSDAILINPFDKNRFVEAIYQALTMPAEEQKTRMDKMQLTLQKYNIHHWVRIFMDSLQEIKKEQLEFLTKQIDELDLPDMLSRFTKATKRHIFLDYDGTLVGFNVDPAACQPDEELLEIFEGLGKNPKNNVVIISGRPHETLDEWIGQFPFTLIAEHGVWTKKNGSDWMIKENLRKHWKSEIKKVMDQYVDRTPGSFIEEKNYGLVWHYRGVEVGLGELRSRELMSHLRYLASSKGLQVLEGDKVVEVKNMEVNKGVTAFRFVSRHPDDLHLAIGDDWTDEDTFAVMPEDSITIKVGHAASKAKYHLDTVLEVRGFLKRLIEA; this is translated from the coding sequence ATGTCAAAAACCATCATTATCAGTAATAGGCTGCCGGTTAAGATGGATATTCTGGCCAATGGTTCATTCCTATTCAAACCGAGTGAAGGGGGGCTTGCCACCGGTCTTGGCTCGGTGTACAAGCAAGGTGATAATATCTGGATAGGCTGGCCGGGCCAGGATGTTACATCAGTAGAAGATCAATCAAAGGTGACTTCCGAACTGACCAGGCACAATATGCGACCTGTTTTTCTTACTGCTGAAGAAATCCGTCTATTCTATGAAGGCTTTTCCAACGAGGTACTATGGCCAAACTTTCATTATTTTCCTCAGCTGGTTATATATGACGACAAATATTGGGAAGCCTATTTAAAGGTAAATCAAAAATTTTGCGATACCATCTTAAAATATACCGAAGAAGGGGATACGTTATGGGTGCATGATTACCAGCTCTTGTTACTGCCCCAAATGTTGCGAAAAAAGCTTCCTCGGATAGCCATCGGCTACTTCAATCATATTCCATTCCCCTCCTTTGAGATGTTCAGAATGTTGCCATGGAGGAAAGAACTTTTACATGGACTTTTAGGCGCCGACCTTATAGGGTTCCATACCTATGATGATATGCGTCACTTTCTGAGTTCAACAAACCGACTGACCCAGTTTAATGTCAGCAACCAATATATTCAAAATCAGGCAAGGAGGGTCAAAGTGGATGCCTTTCCAATGGGTATTGATTATGCAAAATATGCAGCTTCGGCTGCTTCGCCCGAGACCATCAGCCAGGAAGTAGAATACCGTACAGCTTTGGGTGGCAAAAGGTTGATACTGAGTATCGACAGACTTGACTATACCAAAGGAATACCTCAAAGGTTGCGGGTTTTCGACGAGTTTTTAATCAAGTACCCGGAGTTTAAAGAAAAAGTATCGCTGGTCATGGTCGTAGTACCTTCCCGCGACAATGTGGGTATGTACAAAGATTTGAAAGAGACTGTGGATGAATTGGTAGGCCGCATCAATGGGACCCATGGCAATATGAAGTGGACTCCAATACACTATTTTTATCGATCGATCCCTATGCAAAAACTTTCAGCCTATTACCGCATAGCAGATGTAGGGTTAGTGACACCACTGCGTGATGGCATGAACCTGGTGGCTAAAGAATTTATTGCCTCCAAACTCGATCAAAAAGGTGTACTTATTTTGTCCGAAATGGCAGGAGCTGCAAAAGAGCTTTCGGACGCTATCCTGATCAACCCATTTGACAAAAACCGGTTTGTCGAGGCTATCTACCAGGCTTTGACTATGCCGGCCGAAGAACAAAAAACCAGGATGGATAAAATGCAACTCACGTTGCAGAAATATAATATTCATCATTGGGTAAGGATCTTCATGGATAGTCTTCAGGAGATCAAAAAAGAACAATTAGAATTTCTCACCAAACAAATCGATGAGCTGGACTTGCCAGACATGCTTTCAAGATTTACCAAAGCGACTAAAAGGCATATATTCCTGGATTATGATGGTACTCTGGTCGGCTTCAATGTAGATCCGGCAGCTTGTCAGCCTGACGAAGAATTGCTTGAGATATTTGAAGGTCTTGGTAAAAACCCGAAAAACAATGTGGTGATCATCTCTGGAAGACCTCATGAGACCCTGGATGAATGGATTGGACAGTTCCCATTTACTTTGATTGCAGAGCATGGGGTGTGGACCAAAAAGAACGGAAGTGACTGGATGATTAAAGAAAATCTACGCAAACATTGGAAGTCGGAAATCAAGAAAGTCATGGATCAATATGTGGATCGGACCCCAGGATCATTTATCGAAGAAAAAAATTATGGGTTGGTCTGGCATTACCGTGGGGTAGAGGTGGGACTAGGTGAACTCAGATCAAGAGAACTTATGTCACATCTACGATATCTGGCTTCTTCTAAAGGATTGCAGGTATTGGAAGGAGACAAAGTAGTCGAGGTGAAAAATATGGAAGTCAACAAAGGTGTCACCGCATTTAGATTTGTGAGCAGGCATCCGGACGATCTGCATTTGGCTATTGGAGATGATTGGACAGACGAAGATACTTTTGCTGTCATGCCCGAGGACTCTATAACCATTAAAGTAGGTCATGCCGCTTCCAAAGCAAAATATCATCTGGATACTGTCCTGGAGGTGAGAGGTTTTTTAAAAAGATTGATTGAAGCCTGA
- a CDS encoding esterase: MQKKLDGWHSPSLNKHMEIVQYGHYGFGLLLLPTAAADYLEYERFQLIDAIAPYIESGKCKVFSVNSINSESWMNRQMHPPHKAIRHNQFNQYIYQEVIPYIKTHTSPDTPIVISGASLGALHSANLFFKRPDLLQGVIAMSGDYDLQTYTDGYFDEQVYFNSPMAYIANLHDEHNLNQLRSSRHIHILTGSGSYETPDASRRFSNLLNIKGIPHELDIWGYDMPHDWPTWRAMLPHYLATRF, from the coding sequence ATGCAGAAAAAATTAGATGGCTGGCACAGCCCCTCCCTTAATAAACATATGGAGATCGTACAATACGGTCACTATGGTTTTGGCTTACTTTTATTGCCGACAGCGGCTGCAGATTACCTTGAATACGAAAGATTTCAATTGATCGATGCTATCGCACCTTACATTGAAAGCGGAAAATGCAAGGTTTTTTCAGTCAACAGTATCAACTCCGAAAGTTGGATGAATAGACAAATGCATCCTCCACACAAAGCGATCCGCCACAATCAATTTAATCAGTATATCTACCAGGAAGTGATCCCTTATATCAAGACGCATACTTCTCCAGATACACCGATCGTGATCTCAGGTGCATCGTTGGGTGCCCTGCATTCTGCCAACTTATTTTTTAAAAGACCTGATCTGCTGCAGGGGGTTATCGCTATGAGCGGCGACTACGATTTACAGACTTATACTGATGGTTATTTTGATGAACAAGTTTATTTTAATTCACCGATGGCCTATATCGCCAATCTTCACGACGAACACAATTTAAATCAGCTCAGATCTAGTCGGCATATCCATATTCTCACCGGTTCAGGCAGTTATGAGACACCAGATGCTTCCCGAAGATTCTCAAATTTATTGAATATTAAAGGCATCCCTCACGAATTGGACATCTGGGGATATGACATGCCGCACGACTGGCCTACCTGGAGGGCCATGTTGCCGCATTACCTGGCGACCAGGTTTTAA
- the ggt gene encoding gamma-glutamyltransferase, producing MRKLFIVFLTLLLIQCSTPTRVTDYWSTIQKKSSSSKAMVVSGHPIASKAGIDIMKKGGNAVDASIAVQLALAVVYPRAGNIAGGGFMVYRSTAGIIDALDYREKAPAKASRDMYLDENGNPTKLSLEGHLASGVPGTVDGLIEANKKYGKLPFEKLIEPAIILAEKGFLITQNEADRLNAGKAVFSKYNDHSAFIKSTLWKQGDLLVQPELAWTLKLIQEHGREGFYGGPVADKIVAEMKAGNGIITLQDLKDYKSKWRTPVTADYKDYKIISMPPPSSGGIALGQLLKIVEPYPLRQWGFRDPRTVHLMVEAERRVYADRSQYLGDADFYDVPKDSLMDSRYLKYRMKDFDSTRASVSNSIYAGNFKLALEHFETTHLSVVDPEGNAVAVTTTLNGNFGNKVVVNGAGFFLNNEMDDFSVKPGVPNMFGLIGAEANAIEPGKRMLSSMTPTIVEKQGKLCMVVGSPGGSTIITSVFQVILDVVEWDMSMAKAVAATRFHSQWLPDEIMVETKSFDQELNATLTAKGHKIRDIKSIGLVDAILVDQNGRLEGGADPRGDDHAEGW from the coding sequence ATGCGCAAATTATTCATTGTCTTCCTTACACTCCTGCTCATTCAATGTTCAACACCTACCAGGGTCACTGATTATTGGAGCACTATTCAAAAAAAATCAAGTTCCTCGAAAGCGATGGTAGTCAGCGGCCATCCTATTGCTTCCAAAGCGGGCATAGATATCATGAAAAAAGGTGGCAATGCCGTCGATGCTTCCATAGCGGTGCAGCTTGCACTGGCGGTAGTCTATCCAAGGGCCGGAAATATAGCTGGTGGTGGTTTTATGGTATATAGGTCGACTGCAGGCATTATAGACGCTTTAGATTATAGAGAAAAAGCGCCTGCCAAAGCTAGCCGCGACATGTACCTCGATGAAAATGGGAACCCTACAAAATTGAGTTTAGAAGGACATTTGGCTTCCGGGGTGCCGGGCACTGTGGACGGATTGATCGAAGCTAATAAAAAGTATGGCAAACTTCCGTTTGAAAAATTGATCGAACCTGCCATTATTTTAGCGGAGAAAGGATTCCTCATCACTCAAAATGAAGCAGATCGGTTGAATGCTGGCAAAGCAGTTTTTTCTAAATACAATGATCATTCAGCTTTTATCAAGTCTACTTTATGGAAACAAGGTGATCTGCTGGTGCAGCCAGAACTGGCATGGACTTTAAAACTTATTCAAGAACATGGAAGAGAAGGATTTTATGGTGGACCGGTGGCTGATAAAATCGTTGCCGAAATGAAAGCCGGCAATGGCATCATCACCCTACAAGACCTTAAGGATTATAAGTCCAAATGGCGAACACCTGTCACTGCTGACTATAAAGATTACAAAATCATCTCCATGCCACCCCCATCGAGTGGTGGAATAGCACTGGGTCAATTGCTCAAAATAGTAGAACCCTATCCTTTGAGGCAATGGGGATTTCGTGATCCTCGCACTGTACATCTCATGGTAGAGGCAGAGCGCAGGGTATACGCTGATCGATCCCAGTATCTGGGGGATGCAGACTTTTACGATGTCCCAAAGGACTCGCTGATGGACTCCAGATATCTGAAGTACAGGATGAAGGACTTCGACAGTACTAGAGCCAGCGTGAGTAATAGTATATATGCAGGAAATTTTAAACTAGCACTTGAACATTTCGAAACTACTCACCTGTCTGTCGTAGACCCGGAAGGAAACGCAGTCGCCGTGACCACGACACTTAATGGTAACTTTGGCAATAAAGTAGTGGTCAATGGTGCAGGTTTTTTCCTCAATAATGAGATGGATGATTTTAGTGTAAAACCCGGTGTACCCAATATGTTTGGACTCATCGGTGCTGAAGCCAATGCCATCGAACCAGGCAAAAGAATGCTCAGCAGCATGACTCCAACTATCGTGGAAAAACAAGGTAAATTATGTATGGTAGTAGGGAGTCCTGGAGGCAGCACCATCATCACCTCAGTTTTTCAGGTGATCCTGGATGTGGTCGAATGGGATATGAGTATGGCCAAGGCTGTAGCTGCCACTAGATTTCACTCACAGTGGCTTCCAGACGAGATCATGGTGGAGACTAAATCATTCGATCAGGAGCTAAATGCAACACTCACTGCTAAGGGCCATAAAATCCGGGATATCAAATCCATAGGCCTGGTGGACGCTATTTTAGTAGACCAAAATGGCCGCCTGGAAGGTGGCGCTGACCCGAGAGGAGATGATCATGCTGAAGGCTGGTGA
- a CDS encoding ABC transporter ATP-binding protein — protein MWYRLQHLNLSYEDQVILDDISLEVKEDEFIGVLGDSGSGKTQLSLAIGGLNRFYGAKISSQYNTFSYEGKESNLSDTIAAVEFRRLSIGYILQEAFSYFNPVLKIKQQLADKNFNSDDIKTLLPAIGLADIDRILNSYPHQLSGGQLQRLAIVTCMAGSPQIIVADEIESALDAENASLVFDLLLKLKKEKKFSLIWVTHDQHKAKKLCDRIWYVRAGKLEYDGPAASFIPFRVEYPTAPTDHVGGEVIRLAHINKSYVTTLGSFGNKKPVENIILNDVSWSVKKGEVIGLIGSSGSGKSTLARIVAGIEPADQGQIYIEGNLVAVHKLNKNIIYLFQDAYSSLNPSLSCRTILGEAIAAGAGRLSISKLLSMGNLPVDILDKRPSALSGGMRQRLALLRAIACGPELLILDESLNALNTGLQVSILEMLFRFQKDTGLAILIISHQSILLTRVCHRVYKLMDGSLSQVG, from the coding sequence ATGTGGTATAGGCTTCAACATTTAAATTTATCCTACGAAGATCAGGTCATTCTGGACGATATATCTCTGGAAGTCAAAGAAGACGAATTCATCGGGGTGCTGGGAGATAGTGGATCCGGCAAAACCCAACTTTCGCTTGCGATTGGTGGACTAAATCGTTTTTATGGCGCCAAAATCTCCAGCCAATACAATACTTTTAGTTATGAAGGCAAGGAATCAAACCTCAGTGACACCATTGCTGCTGTAGAATTTCGCAGACTTAGCATTGGTTATATTCTGCAGGAGGCATTTTCATATTTCAATCCGGTCTTGAAGATCAAACAGCAGTTGGCAGATAAAAATTTTAATAGCGACGACATCAAAACGTTGTTGCCTGCGATCGGTCTCGCGGATATCGATCGTATCCTCAACAGTTACCCCCATCAATTGTCTGGTGGACAGCTACAGCGCCTGGCGATAGTAACTTGTATGGCGGGTAGTCCGCAGATCATTGTTGCCGACGAAATCGAGTCCGCCCTGGATGCCGAAAATGCCAGCCTGGTTTTTGATCTTTTGCTCAAACTTAAAAAGGAAAAAAAATTTTCATTGATCTGGGTCACCCATGATCAACACAAAGCCAAAAAATTATGCGATCGAATATGGTACGTACGAGCAGGCAAGCTTGAATATGATGGCCCTGCCGCGTCGTTTATACCATTCAGGGTTGAATATCCAACAGCTCCCACCGACCATGTCGGTGGGGAGGTCATTAGGCTAGCCCATATAAATAAATCCTACGTGACTACATTGGGATCATTTGGAAACAAAAAACCGGTAGAAAATATAATCCTTAATGATGTCTCCTGGTCTGTCAAAAAAGGTGAGGTGATAGGACTCATAGGCTCCTCAGGCTCCGGCAAATCCACACTGGCCAGAATCGTCGCCGGCATAGAACCAGCCGACCAGGGACAGATATATATTGAAGGCAATTTGGTGGCAGTGCATAAGCTTAATAAAAATATCATTTATTTATTTCAGGATGCTTATAGTTCTCTAAATCCTTCCCTCTCTTGCAGAACAATTCTCGGAGAGGCAATAGCTGCAGGCGCCGGGAGATTGTCCATATCCAAACTGTTGTCTATGGGCAATCTACCTGTAGACATCCTGGATAAAAGACCTTCTGCACTTTCTGGCGGTATGAGGCAAAGACTAGCTTTGCTCAGAGCTATCGCATGTGGGCCAGAGCTTTTGATTTTAGATGAGTCTTTGAATGCCCTCAATACCGGCCTTCAGGTGAGTATCCTTGAGATGTTATTTCGATTTCAAAAAGATACTGGTTTAGCCATTTTAATTATTTCTCATCAGTCGATTTTGCTGACCAGAGTTTGCCACCGGGTGTATAAATTAATGGATGGATCTCTATCGCAGGTCGGGTAG
- a CDS encoding T9SS type A sorting domain-containing protein, translating into MFPEDVVAVCGGGTALDPDATGRPMIMDDDCELVGVQYDDERFDIVPDACYKIIRTWKLIDWCKYDPNAHDHDPDVIVDDRFVASADRYCVYRKLKDDGDGFVTYTQIIKVIDTIAPEVTCRDTTFCFYDGYTGAGAEPDPMCSVPVYIGPDFVATDNCTETSLISFRYEVNLNASTSDYDGKKYNVTSIDFKSGPNQKRFTSAAFPSTLKLTAGKHLLTIIAEDNCGKEDTTTCKIEVKDCKKPTPYCYNGIATVIMPSTGSIIVWAKDLDAGSYDNCTKKADLKFSFDADGKMLSDTFTCKDIPNGIAAINEVDIYVTDATGNVDFCHTILNIQDGSGNICGGASDLLADVSGKIMTETSEPVEQVTLETRGGQTVPIFKTSSSGTYAFDNLPMYGAYSIIPVRTDHPTNGVSTIDLILIQKHIIGEQVITSPYHLIAADADKSGDISAVDLIELRKLILTVYDKLPNTDSWRFVPKDYIFTNPANPWNFPEKIDLSTLSKDEINRDFIGIKVGDLNSSVVPHSLLGAESRGAADVLRFKIIDQSLKAGEETVVEFTAENFRQIEGYQFTLAMKGLELKSIEPGKLKISNNNFGLTKLGQGYITTSWNDNTGIYASFTDVLFSIKVKATRDITLSESMFINSKYTHAEAYKSTAVTGSSLGVALEVGSRSTLGYALHQNTPNPFTSSTMIAYELAKADKVTLKITDITGRVVRVYHQDGVKGFNQLKVSKIDLTGSGVMYYTLETKDFSAAKKMILID; encoded by the coding sequence ATGTTCCCTGAAGATGTAGTCGCTGTATGTGGAGGTGGAACGGCTCTGGATCCTGATGCTACCGGCAGACCCATGATCATGGATGATGATTGTGAGTTAGTAGGGGTACAATACGATGATGAACGATTTGACATCGTACCGGATGCTTGTTATAAAATCATTCGTACCTGGAAGTTAATCGACTGGTGTAAATACGATCCAAACGCACACGACCATGATCCGGATGTGATCGTAGACGACCGGTTTGTAGCCAGTGCAGATAGATATTGTGTGTACAGAAAATTAAAGGATGATGGTGATGGTTTTGTGACCTACACCCAGATCATCAAAGTGATCGATACCATCGCTCCTGAAGTAACTTGCCGTGATACAACCTTCTGTTTTTATGACGGTTACACCGGAGCCGGTGCAGAGCCAGATCCAATGTGCAGTGTACCTGTATACATAGGCCCTGACTTTGTGGCAACGGATAATTGCACAGAAACATCCTTGATCAGCTTCAGGTATGAAGTCAATTTAAATGCATCTACCAGTGATTACGACGGCAAGAAGTACAACGTAACTTCTATTGACTTCAAAAGCGGACCTAATCAAAAACGATTCACTTCAGCAGCTTTCCCATCAACCTTGAAGCTTACTGCCGGCAAGCACTTGCTGACGATTATAGCGGAAGACAATTGTGGTAAAGAAGACACTACTACCTGCAAAATAGAAGTGAAAGATTGTAAGAAACCAACTCCTTACTGTTATAATGGTATTGCTACAGTCATCATGCCTTCCACCGGATCCATCATCGTATGGGCTAAAGATCTGGATGCAGGTAGTTATGACAACTGCACCAAAAAAGCTGATTTGAAGTTTAGCTTTGACGCCGATGGAAAAATGTTAAGTGATACATTTACCTGTAAGGATATTCCCAATGGTATCGCTGCAATCAATGAAGTAGATATCTATGTGACAGATGCCACAGGCAATGTAGATTTTTGTCATACCATATTAAATATCCAGGATGGCAGCGGGAATATATGTGGTGGCGCCAGCGATTTGTTGGCAGATGTTAGTGGCAAAATAATGACGGAGACCAGTGAACCGGTGGAGCAGGTAACCCTTGAAACCAGGGGTGGTCAGACTGTGCCCATTTTTAAAACAAGTTCAAGCGGTACCTATGCTTTTGACAATCTCCCCATGTATGGTGCTTATTCAATAATTCCGGTGCGCACAGACCATCCTACGAATGGAGTCAGCACGATCGATTTGATTTTAATTCAAAAACATATCATTGGCGAGCAGGTAATCACATCCCCTTACCATCTTATCGCCGCAGATGCAGACAAAAGCGGTGACATTAGTGCTGTAGATCTTATAGAGCTGAGAAAATTAATTTTAACGGTATACGACAAATTACCTAACACGGATTCGTGGAGGTTTGTACCCAAAGATTATATATTCACCAATCCTGCGAATCCATGGAACTTCCCGGAGAAGATAGATTTGTCAACTTTGAGTAAAGATGAAATCAATCGTGACTTTATCGGTATCAAAGTGGGTGATCTCAACAGCTCTGTTGTACCTCATAGTTTATTAGGTGCTGAAAGCCGTGGAGCAGCGGATGTATTGCGATTCAAAATCATCGATCAATCACTTAAAGCAGGTGAGGAGACAGTAGTAGAATTCACTGCTGAAAACTTCCGCCAGATCGAGGGTTATCAATTTACCCTTGCGATGAAAGGTTTGGAATTAAAATCAATCGAGCCCGGAAAATTGAAAATTAGCAATAATAATTTTGGTTTGACCAAACTCGGTCAGGGTTATATCACGACCTCCTGGAATGACAATACTGGGATCTATGCTTCCTTTACCGATGTACTCTTCAGCATCAAAGTGAAAGCTACCAGAGACATTACCTTGAGTGAAAGTATGTTTATCAATTCTAAGTATACGCACGCTGAAGCATACAAATCAACAGCGGTGACAGGATCTAGTTTAGGGGTGGCCCTCGAAGTAGGCAGCCGGTCTACTTTAGGATATGCTTTGCATCAAAATACGCCTAATCCATTTACTTCCTCTACTATGATCGCATACGAGCTGGCCAAAGCTGACAAAGTGACTTTAAAAATCACTGACATCACCGGTAGGGTAGTTAGAGTGTATCATCAGGACGGAGTCAAAGGATTTAATCAACTCAAAGTATCTAAAATTGATCTGA